From a single Asticcacaulis sp. MM231 genomic region:
- the cydB gene encoding cytochrome d ubiquinol oxidase subunit II: MELPLDYMTLRVIWWGLVGVLLIGFAIMDGFDMGVAALLPFVAKNDSERRAVINTVGATWEGNQVWFILGGGAIFAAWPFVYAVSFSGFYLAMFLVLTALILRPVGFKYRSKRPGKAWRRNWDWALFAGGFIPALVFGVAIGNVLQGAPFSFDSDLRATYHDMFLGGLLGLFSPFTVLCGLTSVAMLVLQGSTWLGLKLEKGIVRERALRFGLFAALAVILLFAAGYVFVRFSGLGFSVVGSVSAGAPSNPIHTEVVPAAGAWLNNFAKYPWMWAAPVLGFVGPLIAIAGQRLRSDWLAFSGSSLAIVGIIGTVGCSMFPIILPSTVDAHSSLLVWNASSSHLTLFIMLLVTLVFLPIVLFYTAWVYKVLFGRIKTEDLRTNPDLY, from the coding sequence ATGGAATTACCTCTCGACTACATGACCCTCAGGGTTATCTGGTGGGGCCTGGTCGGCGTGCTGCTGATAGGTTTCGCCATCATGGACGGCTTCGACATGGGGGTGGCGGCCCTGCTGCCCTTCGTAGCCAAGAACGACTCCGAGCGCCGCGCCGTCATCAACACGGTGGGTGCCACATGGGAAGGCAATCAGGTGTGGTTCATCCTGGGGGGCGGCGCCATCTTCGCGGCATGGCCCTTCGTTTACGCCGTCAGCTTCTCCGGTTTCTACCTCGCCATGTTTCTGGTTCTGACGGCCCTCATCCTGCGTCCCGTCGGCTTCAAGTATCGCTCGAAGCGTCCGGGCAAGGCTTGGCGTCGCAACTGGGACTGGGCGCTGTTCGCCGGTGGCTTCATTCCAGCCCTCGTCTTCGGCGTGGCCATTGGCAACGTGCTGCAAGGTGCGCCCTTCAGTTTCGATAGCGATCTGCGCGCCACCTATCATGACATGTTCCTCGGTGGCCTGCTTGGCTTGTTCTCTCCCTTCACCGTCCTATGCGGTCTGACCTCCGTGGCCATGCTGGTGCTGCAAGGTTCGACCTGGCTTGGCCTCAAGCTGGAAAAAGGCATTGTACGTGAACGGGCCTTGCGCTTTGGCCTCTTCGCCGCCCTGGCAGTGATTCTGCTCTTCGCTGCCGGTTATGTGTTCGTCCGCTTCTCCGGCCTGGGCTTCAGCGTCGTGGGTTCGGTCAGCGCCGGCGCGCCGTCCAATCCGATCCATACCGAAGTGGTGCCGGCCGCTGGTGCCTGGCTTAACAACTTCGCCAAGTATCCCTGGATGTGGGCGGCTCCTGTGCTGGGTTTTGTCGGTCCCCTTATCGCTATAGCCGGACAACGTCTGCGCAGCGACTGGCTGGCCTTCAGTGGCTCTTCCCTGGCGATCGTTGGCATTATCGGCACCGTTGGCTGCTCAATGTTCCCGATCATCCTGCCCAGCACCGTGGACGCACACTCCAGCCTGCTGGTCTGGAACGCCTCCAGTTCGCACCTGACCTTGTTCATCATGCTGCTGGTGACGCTGGTCTTCCTGCCGATCGTGCTGTTCTACACCGCATGGGTCTACAAGGTGCTGTTTGGCCGGATCAAAACAGAAGACCTGCGCACCAATCCCGATCTTTATTAA
- a CDS encoding molybdenum cofactor biosynthesis protein MoaE: protein MADIDVKLLPETLDPVHEHAAFLACFGHLGAVTAFTGVVRAAAKDAIVDYLYLDWYPGMTEASMTAIAEMAAERFDVAALVIRHRCAEVKSGQPVVFVAAASAHRRAAFEAVDYMMDRLKSEAALWKREVGPEIDRWIEPTGKDAEDLQRWSKP, encoded by the coding sequence ATGGCGGATATAGATGTAAAACTCCTGCCTGAGACGCTTGATCCTGTTCACGAGCATGCGGCGTTTCTGGCGTGTTTCGGGCACCTTGGCGCGGTGACCGCCTTTACGGGTGTGGTGCGTGCAGCGGCGAAGGACGCAATCGTCGATTACCTTTATCTCGACTGGTATCCCGGTATGACCGAGGCGTCTATGACGGCTATTGCCGAGATGGCGGCTGAGCGGTTCGACGTCGCGGCGCTGGTGATCCGACACCGTTGCGCCGAGGTGAAATCCGGCCAGCCGGTGGTGTTTGTGGCGGCGGCGTCAGCGCACCGGCGGGCAGCTTTTGAGGCGGTGGACTATATGATGGACCGGCTGAAATCGGAGGCGGCGCTGTGGAAGCGCGAAGTCGGCCCCGAGATTGACCGCTGGATCGAACCGACCGGCAAGGACGCCGAAGATTTGCAACGCTGGAGTAAGCCATGA
- a CDS encoding BamA/TamA family outer membrane protein — translation MTVSVVALLMCVPVQAQTVPSATPTAQSAPEDTPIINDADFDVALPPLEETVAPALPVQTEAAPAPDAPTPDTTIATETPEDALPPVTATEDTELDAPLPALAGYDVQPNTALVTEDVLPEIRYATVVDGLHEVALNDEFKKLSSLQSGKGKAVNVTMVRARATEDEALILRLLKSEGYYDGTVTTTITTPTDKSGTSLPNATVQAHITVVPGPAYRFGLIMANANPTLPPDLIRNALPLKTGDQIIATQVLAAEANVSVVMQQSGYPFSKVGTRDILLDGAKLTGDYTLEVDTGNRSRFGGFKSEGSEAFGADHVAVMTRFRKGDLYDNRQVDDLREALVATGLFRSVAVEPVATGTFGEDGTEYVDLLVHQQKGPARTLAAEVGYGTGEGFTATASWQNRNLFPPEGALIVTGALGTKTQDLTTTFRRSNAKKRDRTFQLSASAGHNVYDSYEAYTVGFSGLVSRVSTPLWQKVWTWSYGFDITASKEATSGLKDFLGEADSFYVAALPTKLAYDRSDSLLNPATGYRASAEVTPQISLSGGGSSVRTILDASYYHPMGAKAVIAARTRLGFVVGGNLEDIAPSRRLYAGGGGSVRGYGYQQLGPKDDTLDPTGGLSFFEASVEYRYRFGDLGIVPFIDIGQAYTSTTPSFKDLRVGVGIGARMYTNFGPIRIDIATPVKRNKEAGEPLIALYVGIGQAF, via the coding sequence GTGACCGTGTCGGTTGTCGCCCTGCTGATGTGCGTCCCTGTGCAGGCGCAAACCGTGCCGTCAGCGACACCCACCGCCCAAAGCGCGCCCGAAGATACCCCCATTATCAATGATGCTGATTTCGACGTCGCCCTGCCGCCGCTTGAAGAGACCGTAGCCCCTGCCCTGCCCGTTCAGACGGAAGCCGCCCCCGCGCCAGACGCGCCGACACCGGATACGACGATCGCGACCGAGACGCCGGAGGACGCCCTGCCCCCCGTCACCGCGACCGAAGACACCGAACTCGATGCCCCTCTGCCGGCTCTGGCAGGTTACGATGTCCAGCCCAATACCGCGCTCGTTACCGAAGACGTGCTGCCGGAAATCCGTTACGCCACCGTGGTCGATGGCCTGCATGAGGTCGCTCTCAACGATGAGTTCAAGAAGCTGAGCTCGCTGCAATCGGGTAAGGGCAAGGCGGTGAATGTCACCATGGTGCGCGCCCGCGCCACCGAGGACGAGGCCCTGATCCTCCGCCTGCTGAAATCGGAAGGCTATTACGACGGCACGGTCACCACCACCATCACCACCCCGACCGACAAGAGCGGCACCAGCCTGCCCAACGCCACGGTTCAGGCGCACATCACCGTGGTGCCCGGCCCCGCCTATCGCTTTGGCCTGATTATGGCCAATGCCAACCCGACCCTCCCGCCCGACTTGATTCGCAACGCCCTGCCGCTCAAAACCGGTGACCAGATCATCGCCACCCAGGTGCTGGCAGCCGAGGCCAATGTCAGCGTGGTCATGCAACAGAGCGGCTATCCTTTCTCCAAGGTCGGTACGCGCGATATCCTGCTCGATGGCGCCAAACTGACCGGCGATTACACGCTCGAGGTCGACACCGGAAATCGCTCACGCTTCGGCGGCTTCAAGTCCGAGGGTAGCGAAGCCTTTGGCGCCGATCACGTCGCGGTCATGACCCGCTTCAGGAAGGGCGATCTTTACGACAACCGCCAGGTCGATGACCTGCGTGAGGCGCTCGTCGCCACCGGCCTGTTCCGCAGCGTGGCAGTCGAGCCGGTCGCCACCGGCACCTTTGGCGAGGACGGCACCGAATATGTCGATCTGCTCGTCCACCAGCAAAAAGGCCCCGCCCGCACCCTGGCCGCCGAAGTCGGTTACGGCACCGGCGAAGGCTTCACCGCCACGGCAAGCTGGCAGAACCGCAACCTCTTCCCGCCAGAAGGCGCCCTGATCGTCACCGGCGCGCTCGGCACCAAGACGCAAGACCTGACCACGACCTTCCGTCGCTCCAATGCCAAGAAGCGCGATCGCACCTTCCAGCTCAGCGCCAGCGCCGGACATAATGTCTATGATAGCTACGAGGCCTATACAGTCGGGTTCTCCGGTCTGGTGTCGCGCGTCTCGACACCCTTGTGGCAAAAGGTCTGGACCTGGTCCTACGGCTTCGACATCACCGCCTCGAAGGAAGCGACCAGCGGTCTGAAGGACTTCCTGGGCGAAGCCGACAGCTTCTATGTCGCCGCCTTGCCGACCAAGCTGGCCTATGACCGCTCCGACAGCCTGCTTAACCCGGCTACCGGCTACCGCGCCTCAGCGGAGGTGACGCCGCAGATATCGCTGTCGGGCGGTGGTTCGAGCGTCCGCACCATACTGGACGCCAGCTATTATCACCCCATGGGCGCCAAGGCGGTCATCGCCGCCCGCACCCGTCTTGGCTTTGTAGTCGGCGGCAATCTTGAAGATATCGCCCCGTCACGCCGCCTCTATGCCGGTGGCGGCGGATCGGTGCGCGGCTATGGCTATCAGCAGCTTGGCCCGAAGGACGATACGCTCGACCCGACCGGTGGCCTGAGTTTTTTTGAAGCCTCGGTCGAATACCGTTACCGCTTCGGTGATCTCGGCATCGTGCCCTTTATCGATATAGGCCAGGCCTATACCTCGACCACGCCGTCCTTCAAGGACCTGCGCGTGGGCGTCGGCATTGGTGCGCGCATGTACACCAATTTCGGGCCGATCCGCATCGATATCGCCACGCCGGTCAAACGTAACAAGGAAGCCGGCGAGCCCTTGATCGCGCTCTATGTCGGCATCGGGCAGGCGTTCTAG
- the moaC gene encoding cyclic pyranopterin monophosphate synthase MoaC: MSLSHLDDAGRARMVDVSDKAVTARVAKAQGKLVCAAETLALVLEGRTPKGAVISTAELAGIMAAKQTSNLIPLCHPLALSKVAVVIAVNHDLPGFDIRAEVKTTSQTGVEMEALTAVSVAGLTLYDMLKAVDKTMRLEGIEVTAKSGGKSDW, from the coding sequence ATGAGCCTGTCGCACCTCGATGACGCCGGACGCGCCCGTATGGTCGATGTGTCGGATAAGGCCGTGACGGCGCGTGTAGCCAAGGCGCAAGGGAAGCTGGTCTGCGCGGCTGAGACGTTGGCGCTGGTACTCGAAGGGCGTACGCCGAAAGGCGCGGTGATATCCACCGCCGAACTGGCTGGCATCATGGCCGCCAAGCAGACCTCCAACCTGATTCCGCTATGTCATCCTCTGGCGCTGAGCAAGGTGGCGGTGGTGATTGCGGTTAATCATGATCTGCCGGGTTTCGACATCAGGGCCGAGGTCAAAACGACCTCGCAGACCGGCGTAGAGATGGAGGCCCTGACGGCGGTCAGCGTGGCCGGACTGACGCTTTATGATATGCTCAAGGCGGTCGACAAGACTATGCGGCTCGAAGGTATCGAGGTCACGGCCAAGAGCGGCGGAAAGTCGGATTGGTAG
- the cydX gene encoding cytochrome bd-I oxidase subunit CydX: MWYFSWILGVGLAVAVGALNGIWYEFHTTDDPDAEDPYID; the protein is encoded by the coding sequence ATGTGGTATTTTTCTTGGATCTTAGGCGTCGGCCTGGCCGTCGCTGTCGGCGCTCTCAATGGCATCTGGTATGAATTCCATACGACGGATGATCCCGACGCTGAAGATCCCTACATCGACTAG
- a CDS encoding MoaD/ThiS family protein → MIDVLFFGRVADALGQRRTLIDLPAEGLSLLSLRARLFIGDDDSKVLMSVNQVIQSGDQALRNGDEVAFFSVFSGG, encoded by the coding sequence ATGATCGACGTACTATTTTTTGGGCGTGTGGCCGATGCGCTGGGGCAGCGTCGGACGCTGATCGACCTGCCTGCCGAGGGCCTAAGCCTGCTCAGTTTGCGCGCACGCCTGTTTATCGGCGATGACGATTCGAAAGTGCTGATGAGCGTCAATCAGGTCATCCAGAGCGGTGACCAGGCTTTGCGGAATGGCGACGAAGTGGCCTTTTTCTCCGTGTTTTCAGGCGGATGA
- a CDS encoding polysaccharide biosynthesis protein: MTRLSSFGKKNGTIPLPDPSDPASFKVLLHRPQVQLDTDGLKGFYSGKRILVTGAGGSIGSEICKQVLALGAEHVSLIDHSELALYEIDRAIKLEFPNNGAGERARPFLCSVRRKERIAALVAQQKPDVIFHAAALKHVPMVELNPSESVLTNVLGTQYVIDAAKAAGVKQLVLISSDKAVAPSSLMGATKRLAEHLIRTQISDTHQACVVRFGNVLGSTGSVVPLFKSQIERGGPITLTDRDVERYFMTIFEAVQLVLTAAMNNAKTPDHKSGLYILEMGKPVKIMDLATRMIRLYGLKPDKDIKITFTGLREGEKITEALVDDNEVRELVLPGIFEVVNQVHVAPVPDEVMQTLYALAQEGHDAPAKTMVFNLVNSLRA, encoded by the coding sequence ATGACCCGGCTGTCCTCCTTTGGTAAGAAAAACGGCACCATACCCCTGCCAGACCCGAGCGATCCCGCGTCGTTCAAGGTGCTGCTGCATCGTCCTCAGGTCCAGCTTGATACCGATGGCCTGAAAGGCTTTTACAGCGGAAAGCGTATTCTGGTGACCGGCGCCGGCGGCTCGATCGGTTCGGAAATCTGTAAACAGGTGCTGGCGCTTGGCGCCGAGCACGTCAGCCTGATCGATCACTCCGAACTGGCGCTCTATGAAATCGACCGCGCCATCAAGCTCGAATTTCCCAACAACGGAGCCGGCGAACGGGCGCGTCCGTTCCTGTGCAGTGTGCGCCGCAAGGAACGCATCGCCGCACTGGTCGCACAGCAGAAACCCGACGTCATCTTCCATGCCGCCGCCCTCAAGCATGTGCCGATGGTCGAGCTGAATCCGAGCGAGAGCGTGCTGACCAATGTGCTCGGTACGCAATATGTCATCGACGCGGCCAAGGCCGCAGGCGTCAAGCAACTGGTGCTGATCTCGTCGGACAAGGCCGTGGCGCCGTCATCGCTGATGGGCGCCACCAAGCGGCTGGCCGAACATCTGATCCGCACGCAGATTTCCGACACTCATCAGGCCTGCGTCGTGCGCTTTGGTAATGTGCTGGGTTCGACCGGCTCCGTGGTTCCGCTATTCAAGTCACAGATCGAGCGCGGCGGCCCAATCACCCTCACCGACCGCGACGTCGAGCGCTATTTCATGACCATTTTCGAGGCGGTTCAGCTTGTGCTCACCGCCGCCATGAACAATGCGAAGACGCCGGATCACAAGTCCGGCCTTTACATCCTTGAGATGGGCAAGCCGGTCAAGATCATGGATCTGGCGACGCGGATGATCAGGCTCTACGGCCTCAAGCCCGATAAGGATATCAAGATCACCTTCACAGGCTTACGCGAAGGCGAGAAAATCACCGAGGCACTGGTGGACGACAACGAAGTGCGTGAACTGGTGCTGCCGGGGATTTTCGAGGTGGTCAATCAGGTGCATGTGGCACCGGTTCCCGATGAGGTGATGCAGACCCTTTATGCGCTGGCACAGGAAGGCCACGACGCGCCGGCCAAGACCATGGTCTTCAATCTGGTCAATTCCCTGCGCGCCTAG
- a CDS encoding translocation/assembly module TamB domain-containing protein gives MARKPRTPKPPVDFVAPEGLPQTEPDFAPEPETPAPAPKQPRKSLDWRDISWSRVARNIAFILLGFTVLIGALLAGLNTPPGRRLLIELATGIKLNSGLQIEIGDIDGSLYGEMTLHDVKVKDLKGTFIQSPAIHLDWRPFGYLNKHVDIRDVSTPKIEVLRQPVLNPSDTPKSDGPLLPDLDIDINRLRIDALVLDKAVMGEAHTIVLNGQAHLKRQRIKIDALALSEKGDHLKLVVDAAPNTNQLDIMADLDAPATGIAATLLKFDKAFTANLGGKGTWKQWNGRAVANFGPDNLLDLGVVAQSGVFHVTGTAHPDQILTGDSVALLRPAVQVDLTTTLKNRALDSVVALSTDALRIDAKGVVDLASNHFRKLELHARLLKPDVLGKDFTASDLHADLLVDGDFKTPRIDYDLAAKRFDLAGIKLTGFAAKGRSRMTETGVIVPVKAELTSLTGIASQVDPLLTHLKLDGEVRLEDGKLSSNTIRVTSDRIKATTTLTGDLGKSLFAADVKANLNAYPVEGVGTVNLSTTAHVGLNHGRVSVKGNANAQTTKLSDSLQGVLGGNAKLSGGYACSENGAVALTNLTGKAPKFTLIGASGTLTKNGAINLNARANSLDYGPLEAVASGTLDHPNAVIKAAHPGLGVKMVDVTAHLSSTPEGFALLADGGTAYGPFNADALVMTGSPLRIDIQKATFAGIDASGLLTQESSGPFTGTLAISGSGLKGTADLTSQGGDQAAVVKATGNDVNIPGDMKIHIGRAIIAANIVLHDQMQLTADVQMADMRYQDLVLATGRAKVAMTGERGTVQAVATGKKDVPFNIAINGTLAPNVYTFAAQGKANDLPFLLDHPAVIKKSGDDWVLAPVKVVLSQGSIDLSGRFGDTLKAHARLNSLDLSLANLIQQDLGLTGTVTGAVDFSQAGNAFPTARANLKISRFSRASAAVVSSLVDIVLDARLDPDRSPTNNYVHALIRQGNSAVGRAQIALSPAAGGDWIADINAAQISGGVRYNGPSGVLFSLTGMPRQQLSGAIAIAADVSGQLSNPRLNGVIKATSLTYDNEDFGTRITSIALDGKFTNDRLELTSFSGHAGEGTVKGNGWVSLAAAQKFPMMVHVDLSNARLARSQAINSTVSGTLDITNNETDGALIKGNLRLPQLRYTILKQTASEVAVLDGVRRKGENANAVATADTLPALWRLDIQARADNQIFVSGMGLASEWSARLRINGTTRDPRIVGEMKVVRGNYTFAGRSFDIDSGTITFDGGPVTDPEISLSASADLQDIKGTIKVTGSAQRPDIAFSSTPSLPQDEILSRMLFGESVANISATEALQLASAVNGLNGGKDYLNPLGALQSATGIDRLRIVGADTTTGRGTSLAAGKYLTNNVYVEIVTDTKGFMATQLEIALSRSLSILSQTGNAGTAASLRYSKDY, from the coding sequence ATGGCTCGTAAACCCCGCACACCGAAGCCGCCTGTTGATTTTGTCGCGCCGGAAGGCTTGCCTCAGACTGAGCCCGATTTTGCGCCCGAACCCGAAACGCCCGCGCCCGCACCGAAACAACCGCGCAAGTCCCTTGATTGGCGCGACATTAGCTGGTCACGCGTGGCGCGCAATATCGCCTTTATCCTGTTAGGTTTCACCGTCCTGATCGGCGCGCTTCTGGCCGGGCTGAACACGCCGCCGGGCCGCCGTCTGCTGATCGAACTGGCCACCGGCATCAAGCTCAATTCCGGTCTGCAGATCGAGATCGGCGACATCGACGGCTCGCTTTACGGCGAAATGACCCTGCATGACGTCAAGGTGAAGGACCTCAAGGGTACCTTCATCCAGAGCCCGGCAATCCACCTTGACTGGCGCCCCTTCGGCTATCTCAACAAGCACGTCGATATCCGCGATGTCTCGACGCCGAAGATCGAAGTCCTGCGCCAGCCGGTGCTCAATCCGAGCGATACGCCCAAAAGCGATGGTCCGCTGCTGCCTGACCTCGATATAGATATCAACCGCCTGCGCATCGATGCTTTGGTGCTCGACAAGGCGGTCATGGGTGAAGCGCATACGATTGTGCTCAACGGTCAGGCGCACCTCAAGCGCCAGCGCATCAAGATCGACGCCCTGGCGCTCAGTGAGAAAGGCGATCACCTCAAGCTTGTGGTCGATGCCGCGCCAAATACCAATCAGCTCGATATCATGGCCGATCTCGACGCACCGGCCACGGGCATCGCCGCCACCCTGCTCAAGTTCGACAAGGCTTTCACCGCCAATCTGGGCGGCAAGGGCACCTGGAAACAGTGGAATGGCCGCGCGGTGGCCAATTTCGGCCCTGATAACCTGCTCGATCTCGGTGTGGTGGCGCAAAGCGGCGTCTTCCACGTCACGGGCACTGCCCATCCCGACCAGATCCTGACCGGCGACAGCGTGGCTCTGCTGCGCCCGGCCGTGCAGGTCGATCTGACCACAACCCTGAAAAACCGCGCGCTCGACAGCGTGGTGGCGCTCTCCACCGACGCTCTGCGCATAGACGCCAAGGGCGTAGTCGATCTCGCCTCGAACCATTTCCGCAAACTCGAACTGCATGCCCGCCTGCTCAAGCCGGACGTTCTGGGCAAGGATTTCACGGCGTCTGACCTGCACGCTGATCTGCTGGTTGATGGTGATTTCAAGACGCCACGTATTGATTATGACCTTGCCGCCAAGCGCTTCGATTTGGCGGGCATAAAGCTCACCGGCTTTGCCGCCAAGGGCCGCAGCCGCATGACCGAAACCGGCGTCATCGTGCCGGTCAAGGCCGAACTGACCTCACTGACCGGGATCGCCTCTCAGGTAGATCCGCTGCTGACGCATCTGAAACTTGATGGCGAGGTCCGTCTGGAGGACGGCAAGCTCTCCAGCAATACGATCCGCGTCACCTCCGACCGCATCAAGGCGACCACCACCCTGACCGGCGATCTTGGCAAAAGCCTGTTCGCCGCCGATGTGAAGGCGAACCTCAACGCTTACCCGGTCGAAGGCGTCGGAACGGTCAATCTATCGACCACCGCCCATGTGGGACTCAATCATGGCCGGGTCAGCGTCAAGGGCAACGCCAATGCCCAGACGACGAAGCTCAGCGACAGCCTGCAAGGCGTCCTGGGTGGCAATGCCAAGCTTTCCGGCGGTTATGCCTGCAGCGAAAACGGTGCGGTGGCCCTGACCAACCTGACCGGCAAGGCGCCGAAATTCACCCTGATCGGCGCCTCAGGCACCCTGACGAAAAACGGCGCGATCAACCTGAACGCCAGGGCCAATTCGCTCGACTATGGCCCGCTCGAAGCCGTGGCCTCGGGCACGCTCGATCACCCCAACGCCGTCATCAAGGCCGCCCACCCCGGCCTTGGCGTCAAGATGGTCGATGTCACGGCGCACCTTTCCAGCACGCCGGAAGGCTTCGCCCTGCTCGCCGATGGCGGCACGGCCTATGGTCCTTTCAACGCCGATGCCCTGGTCATGACCGGTTCGCCCCTGCGCATCGATATACAAAAGGCGACCTTCGCCGGCATCGACGCTTCCGGCCTGTTGACGCAAGAGTCTTCAGGTCCCTTCACCGGCACGCTGGCGATCAGCGGCTCCGGCCTCAAGGGCACGGCGGACCTGACCAGTCAGGGGGGTGATCAGGCCGCTGTGGTCAAAGCCACGGGCAATGACGTCAATATTCCCGGTGACATGAAAATCCATATCGGCCGCGCCATCATCGCCGCCAATATCGTGCTGCACGACCAGATGCAGCTCACTGCCGATGTCCAGATGGCTGATATGCGCTATCAGGATCTGGTTCTGGCCACCGGCCGCGCCAAGGTGGCCATGACCGGCGAACGCGGCACGGTACAGGCCGTCGCCACCGGCAAGAAGGACGTGCCGTTCAACATCGCCATCAACGGCACCCTTGCGCCGAACGTCTATACCTTCGCGGCGCAAGGCAAGGCCAACGACCTGCCCTTCCTTCTCGATCATCCGGCGGTCATCAAGAAAAGCGGCGATGACTGGGTGCTGGCGCCGGTCAAGGTCGTGCTGTCACAGGGCAGCATCGACCTGTCCGGTCGTTTTGGCGATACCCTCAAAGCGCACGCCCGTCTCAATAGTCTCGACCTGTCGCTGGCCAATCTCATACAGCAGGATCTGGGCCTGACCGGTACGGTCACCGGCGCCGTCGATTTCAGCCAGGCAGGCAATGCCTTTCCGACCGCCCGCGCCAACCTCAAGATCAGCCGCTTCTCACGCGCCAGCGCTGCCGTGGTGTCATCGCTGGTCGATATTGTGCTCGATGCCCGCCTCGATCCGGACCGCAGCCCGACCAACAACTATGTCCATGCCCTGATCCGGCAAGGCAACAGTGCGGTAGGCCGCGCCCAGATCGCCTTGTCGCCTGCCGCCGGCGGGGACTGGATCGCCGATATCAACGCCGCGCAGATCAGTGGCGGCGTGCGCTATAACGGCCCGTCGGGGGTGCTGTTCTCGCTGACCGGTATGCCGCGCCAGCAGCTATCCGGCGCCATCGCCATCGCCGCCGACGTCTCCGGCCAACTCAGCAATCCACGCCTCAACGGCGTTATCAAGGCCACCAGCCTGACCTATGACAACGAGGATTTCGGCACGCGCATCACCAGCATCGCGCTCGATGGCAAGTTCACCAATGACCGCCTCGAATTGACCAGCTTCTCCGGGCACGCCGGCGAAGGCACGGTCAAAGGCAATGGCTGGGTCAGTCTGGCCGCCGCGCAGAAGTTCCCGATGATGGTTCATGTCGATCTCAGCAATGCCCGCCTGGCGCGCAGTCAAGCGATCAACTCGACGGTTTCCGGCACGCTCGACATCACCAACAACGAGACGGATGGAGCGCTGATCAAGGGCAATCTGCGCCTGCCGCAACTCAGATATACCATTCTTAAGCAGACCGCATCTGAGGTCGCTGTACTCGATGGCGTGCGCCGAAAGGGTGAAAACGCCAATGCCGTAGCGACGGCCGACACCCTGCCCGCCCTCTGGCGGCTGGATATCCAAGCCCGCGCCGACAACCAGATTTTTGTTTCGGGCATGGGGCTGGCTTCGGAATGGTCGGCGCGCCTGCGCATCAACGGCACCACGCGCGATCCGCGCATTGTTGGTGAAATGAAGGTCGTACGTGGCAACTACACCTTTGCCGGTCGCTCGTTCGACATCGATTCCGGCACCATCACCTTCGATGGCGGCCCCGTCACCGATCCGGAAATTAGTCTTAGCGCCAGCGCCGATCTGCAGGATATCAAGGGCACCATCAAGGTGACAGGCTCAGCGCAGCGTCCGGATATCGCCTTCTCCTCCACACCCAGCCTGCCGCAGGATGAAATCCTGTCACGGATGCTGTTCGGCGAAAGCGTCGCCAACATCTCGGCTACCGAAGCGCTGCAACTGGCCTCGGCGGTCAACGGCCTCAATGGCGGCAAGGATTATCTCAATCCCCTCGGCGCGCTTCAGTCCGCCACCGGCATCGACCGCCTGCGCATCGTCGGCGCCGATACCACGACCGGCCGCGGCACGTCTCTGGCAGCGGGCAAGTACCTGACCAACAATGTCTATGTCGAGATCGTGACCGATACCAAGGGATTCATGGCCACACAGCTTGAGATCGCCCTGTCGCGCAGCTTGAGTATTCTGTCGCAAACCGGCAATGCCGGCACTGCGGCGAGCCTCAGATATTCAAAGGACTACTAG